Proteins co-encoded in one Flavobacterium sp. M31R6 genomic window:
- a CDS encoding PepSY-associated TM helix domain-containing protein, protein MKKINFRNLHRDLGYFYIGLIVSFAFSGLMMNHRESWHPEKYSTETKAIEVKLPAESEINDDFAEDLGKKLGIDDKFRRQMTKKGTFKMSFENHDVEIDMETGKGEIVSFIKTPIISQAMKLHKNTSNFWIYYSDIFALSLITIALTGTIMIKAGKFSWKNRGWKLAVAGVVFPLLFLILFG, encoded by the coding sequence ATGAAGAAAATTAATTTCAGAAACTTACACCGTGATTTAGGCTACTTTTATATTGGTCTTATTGTATCCTTCGCCTTTTCAGGTTTAATGATGAACCACCGAGAATCTTGGCATCCAGAAAAATACAGTACCGAAACAAAAGCCATTGAAGTAAAACTCCCAGCTGAAAGCGAAATCAACGACGACTTTGCCGAAGATCTAGGTAAAAAACTAGGAATCGACGACAAATTCAGACGTCAAATGACCAAAAAAGGAACCTTCAAAATGTCATTTGAGAATCACGATGTAGAGATTGATATGGAAACGGGCAAAGGTGAAATTGTTTCTTTTATCAAAACCCCAATCATCAGTCAAGCAATGAAATTACACAAAAATACTTCCAATTTTTGGATTTACTATTCTGATATTTTTGCTTTGAGTTTAATCACCATCGCCTTAACAGGAACTATTATGATTAAGGCAGGGAAATTCAGTTGGAAAAATAGAGGATGGAAACTTGCTGTTGCGGGAGTTGTGTTCCCTTTGCTATTCCTGATTTTGTTTGGATAA
- a CDS encoding TonB-dependent siderophore receptor — MKYILLPFTFILFCFNSQAQEVASNTDNNDLYYFSSDSIKSTTDTVKNRKGQVLKEVIVTANQRKNPVSVGKSGIKPMDLPQSVQVITQKTLENQQITTMSDLLKNTNGVYIMGNSGGYQEEIASRGYAMGSSNTFKNGVRYFNGMPTEMSGIEKAEFLKGSAAILFGNVTAGGVLNLVTKKPKFDFGADASVGIGSFDLYKTTFDVFGPIGNSKKVAFRMNGANTQANSFRIGVSSETKYVNPSFLVNFNDKTSLLVEADYIKDIRTPDFGAGIINYELVDLPRSRFVGVLWGKIQSEQASLTATLRHQLSENWDLSFINSNRFYETDLFANTRPNSPITSMKANGDWTMGLQRSEAKDNYWLQELNAKGKFQTWNIDHQVLFGADQDKYKTETLASTYKNPLKSYKNEYDTINIFTTDLSTARNDIPTMDKVTLTKAPVQRIGVFAQDLISINKYVKALAGLRYSYQETTSDVYTYPVVNPKPVAEKRVISKQIDDAFSPRLGLILQPNKNHSIFASYSTSFVPNAGLDYFTKEALAPSTIKQYEVGVKNEFWDGRLFANVTAYQIENNNLAQTSLIDATYKELAGGTKSQGVEIDLVANPAKGLSILGGYSFNEIKYTDSNIYIVGSQILYMPKNTANLNFNYHFEDGKLKGLNLGLINSYVGVRYAGRSTNITTPTDPRKPVKLPEYFQSDATVGYQFKQITIRAKLSNIFNALSYNVHDDNSVNPIAPTNYAITLNYAF; from the coding sequence ATGAAATATATTTTACTCCCTTTCACTTTTATATTATTCTGTTTCAACAGTCAAGCCCAAGAAGTCGCGAGCAATACAGATAATAACGATTTATATTATTTCTCTTCGGATTCTATAAAATCTACCACCGATACTGTTAAAAACAGAAAAGGGCAAGTGCTGAAAGAAGTTATTGTAACAGCTAATCAAAGAAAAAATCCTGTTAGTGTTGGAAAATCTGGAATCAAACCAATGGATTTACCTCAAAGCGTACAAGTAATCACTCAGAAAACATTAGAAAACCAACAAATCACAACCATGTCTGATTTGTTAAAAAACACCAACGGAGTTTATATCATGGGAAATTCTGGTGGTTATCAAGAAGAAATTGCTTCTCGTGGATATGCAATGGGGAGTTCAAATACGTTCAAAAATGGTGTTCGCTATTTTAATGGAATGCCGACCGAAATGAGTGGAATTGAAAAAGCAGAATTCTTAAAAGGAAGTGCCGCCATATTATTTGGAAACGTTACTGCTGGTGGGGTTTTGAATTTGGTTACCAAAAAACCTAAATTCGATTTTGGTGCTGATGCATCTGTAGGAATCGGAAGTTTTGACTTATATAAAACCACTTTTGACGTTTTTGGGCCAATAGGAAATAGTAAAAAAGTAGCATTCCGTATGAATGGTGCCAACACCCAAGCCAATAGCTTTAGAATTGGGGTAAGTTCAGAAACTAAATATGTTAATCCGTCATTTTTGGTAAATTTCAATGATAAAACTTCTCTTTTGGTAGAAGCAGACTATATAAAAGACATTAGAACTCCCGATTTTGGAGCAGGAATTATCAATTATGAATTGGTTGATCTGCCAAGAAGCCGATTTGTTGGAGTTTTATGGGGTAAAATCCAATCAGAACAAGCTTCTTTGACCGCTACTTTGAGGCATCAATTGTCTGAAAATTGGGACTTATCATTTATTAATTCCAATAGATTTTACGAAACCGATTTGTTTGCCAATACAAGACCAAACTCCCCGATTACTTCAATGAAAGCTAACGGAGATTGGACAATGGGCTTGCAGCGCTCGGAGGCAAAAGACAACTACTGGTTGCAAGAACTGAATGCAAAAGGAAAATTCCAAACTTGGAACATCGATCACCAAGTCCTTTTTGGTGCAGACCAAGACAAATACAAAACAGAAACCTTGGCTTCAACGTATAAAAATCCTTTGAAATCATATAAAAATGAATACGATACCATAAACATTTTCACTACCGATCTATCGACAGCAAGAAATGACATTCCAACAATGGATAAAGTTACATTGACCAAAGCTCCAGTACAGCGAATCGGTGTATTTGCCCAAGATTTAATTAGTATCAACAAATATGTCAAAGCACTGGCAGGATTACGATACAGTTATCAGGAAACAACAAGTGATGTTTACACTTACCCAGTAGTAAACCCAAAACCAGTTGCCGAAAAAAGAGTAATCTCTAAACAAATTGATGATGCCTTTTCTCCACGTTTAGGCTTAATTTTACAACCTAATAAGAACCATTCTATTTTTGCCAGCTATTCCACTTCATTTGTACCAAATGCAGGGCTGGATTATTTCACCAAAGAAGCTTTGGCTCCATCAACAATTAAACAATATGAAGTTGGTGTAAAAAATGAGTTTTGGGATGGTCGATTATTTGCAAATGTAACTGCATATCAAATTGAGAATAACAACTTAGCCCAAACGTCATTGATTGATGCTACTTACAAAGAATTGGCTGGTGGTACAAAAAGTCAAGGAGTAGAAATTGATTTGGTTGCGAATCCTGCAAAAGGATTATCTATACTAGGTGGTTATAGTTTTAACGAAATAAAATACACCGATAGTAATATTTATATCGTGGGAAGTCAAATTTTATACATGCCTAAAAATACGGCCAACTTGAATTTCAACTATCATTTTGAAGACGGAAAACTAAAAGGATTAAATTTAGGATTGATCAATTCTTACGTTGGTGTTCGATATGCAGGACGTTCTACAAATATTACTACGCCAACAGATCCAAGAAAACCGGTAAAATTACCAGAATATTTCCAATCGGATGCGACAGTTGGATACCAATTCAAACAAATCACTATTAGAGCTAAATTGAGTAACATCTTTAATGCTTTGAGCTACAATGTTCACGATGATAATAGCGTAAACCCGATTGCTCCAACAAATTATGCTATAACTTTAAATTACGCCTTTTAA
- a CDS encoding APC family permease yields MTETKKNQLKKSLGLSFNIAVLIGGTIGVGILRTPGAIAGMLNDYWLIIICWIFGGLYILIGANSYAELATMLPKAGGSYNYIKRAFGEYAGFISGWFDYITNVVPPAFYCIVISEYIVILFPNLESYSTVIAIAFLIGFVLIHISGVKNGSLIQQITSLIKVICFVALIVACFMYSGVKLNPIEKNSSFFEIGILFGFFKSLQLIIGTYDGWYSVCFFAEEDKNPSKNIPKSLYTGAILVILIYVLINIAFFHVLPVASLANSHLAAADVSKVVFGNNGAIIVTVIAILSLISILNAYMMIPARILYGLSRDGFFFQKGTTINKGGTPIVTLLISSLFSLLLISIGSFEVLFSFGTFMSVIVWGLAYCSLIKLRSKEPSLLRPYRSRWYPWSTLIAIIATSGLLIGFIYSDTKNFIIILTITLISYPLFLVLDHRNKKNK; encoded by the coding sequence ATGACAGAAACCAAGAAGAACCAATTAAAAAAAAGTCTAGGGTTAAGTTTTAATATTGCTGTTTTAATTGGAGGTACAATTGGTGTTGGCATTCTTCGTACTCCTGGCGCTATTGCAGGAATGTTGAATGATTATTGGCTTATAATTATCTGTTGGATTTTTGGAGGATTATATATTCTAATTGGCGCCAATTCCTATGCCGAATTAGCAACAATGTTACCAAAAGCTGGTGGTTCCTACAACTACATCAAAAGAGCTTTTGGAGAGTATGCAGGTTTTATATCAGGATGGTTTGATTATATAACCAATGTGGTTCCACCTGCTTTTTACTGCATCGTTATTAGCGAATATATTGTTATTTTATTTCCAAATTTGGAAAGTTACTCAACAGTCATTGCTATTGCCTTTTTAATTGGATTTGTGTTAATACATATCAGCGGAGTAAAAAACGGTAGTCTGATTCAGCAAATAACCAGTTTAATTAAAGTCATTTGTTTTGTGGCATTAATAGTAGCTTGCTTTATGTATTCGGGAGTAAAATTAAATCCCATCGAAAAAAACAGTTCTTTTTTTGAAATAGGGATTTTGTTTGGCTTTTTCAAATCACTACAACTCATCATTGGTACTTATGACGGTTGGTATTCTGTTTGTTTTTTTGCCGAAGAAGATAAAAACCCAAGCAAAAACATTCCCAAATCATTATATACTGGAGCCATACTCGTGATATTAATTTATGTATTAATCAACATTGCTTTTTTCCACGTCTTACCCGTTGCTTCATTGGCAAATTCCCATTTGGCGGCGGCTGATGTATCCAAAGTAGTTTTTGGAAATAATGGAGCCATTATAGTAACCGTAATCGCCATATTATCTTTAATTAGCATTCTTAATGCCTACATGATGATCCCTGCAAGAATACTGTATGGTTTGAGCAGAGATGGTTTTTTCTTTCAAAAAGGAACAACTATCAACAAAGGCGGTACTCCAATAGTAACACTCTTAATTTCTTCATTATTTAGTTTACTGTTGATTAGCATCGGTTCATTTGAGGTATTATTTTCATTTGGAACCTTCATGTCCGTTATTGTTTGGGGATTAGCTTATTGCTCCCTAATAAAATTAAGATCTAAAGAACCCAGTTTACTCAGACCCTATCGCTCACGCTGGTATCCTTGGTCAACGCTAATTGCAATTATCGCAACTTCCGGGCTATTGATTGGTTTCATTTATAGTGACACCAAAAACTTTATTATCATTTTAACTATTACGTTAATTTCCTATCCGTTATTTTTAGTGCTAGATCACAGAAATAAAAAGAATAAATAG
- a CDS encoding DUF1573 domain-containing protein, with amino-acid sequence MKNITAFIVLLFLSSIGFAQSGPKINILQAENTVDYEKVYKSSDNGVRSFTFTNTGDAPLNITGIQSTASCTILYKPGQAIAPGKSDRIDIKYNMVPGPIRKTITLETNAVNYEEGRVPLKIKGEILTN; translated from the coding sequence ATGAAAAATATTACAGCTTTTATCGTATTGCTATTTTTAAGTAGCATTGGTTTTGCACAAAGTGGTCCAAAAATCAACATTCTTCAGGCAGAAAATACCGTTGACTATGAAAAAGTGTACAAATCAAGTGACAATGGTGTTCGAAGTTTTACATTTACCAATACAGGTGATGCACCGTTAAACATAACTGGAATTCAATCTACAGCAAGCTGTACGATATTGTACAAACCTGGCCAAGCAATTGCTCCAGGAAAATCAGACCGAATTGATATAAAATACAATATGGTTCCTGGTCCAATACGCAAAACCATTACTTTAGAGACCAATGCGGTAAATTACGAAGAAGGTCGAGTACCATTAAAAATCAAAGGAGAAATACTCACGAACTAA
- a CDS encoding PepSY domain-containing protein: MKNNSLKKLIGQLHLWLGLSSGIIVFIIAITGCLYAFQEEIQNSTEEYRFVEKKNKPFLLPSQLEEIAKKELPGKALHAIKYNGPMKSAEAIFFHYEPTYYHIVYLNPYSGKVLETANMDEGFFRFILDGHFYLWLPPEIGQPVVASFTLVFLTLLLSGLYLWYPRNKNAAKQRFKFKWKKDTKWKRKNYDLHNVTGFYVLLIALIFAITGLVWGFQWFAYSYYTIYGGEKSLIYEDPVSAKKTTASSKSLDKIWALMQKEYPTAKSIEVHPPENDSTAIAANANPEEGTFWKTDYRYFDQYTLEEKEVKHIYGKYNNADAPDKLMRMNYDLHTGAVFGLAGKIFAFLISLLIATLPISGFYIWWGRNKKAKWESTIH, encoded by the coding sequence ATGAAAAATAATAGCTTAAAAAAACTGATTGGGCAACTACATTTATGGCTCGGATTATCTTCGGGCATAATTGTATTTATAATTGCCATTACGGGCTGTTTGTATGCTTTTCAGGAAGAAATACAAAATAGTACCGAGGAATACCGTTTTGTCGAAAAAAAGAATAAACCTTTTCTCCTTCCTTCGCAATTGGAAGAAATTGCAAAAAAAGAACTCCCGGGTAAAGCTTTGCATGCCATTAAATACAATGGCCCCATGAAATCTGCAGAAGCTATATTTTTCCATTATGAACCTACTTATTATCATATTGTTTACCTAAATCCCTATTCGGGAAAAGTACTGGAAACGGCCAATATGGACGAAGGTTTTTTCAGATTCATCCTCGACGGACATTTCTATCTTTGGCTACCACCTGAAATTGGACAGCCAGTTGTTGCCTCATTCACACTAGTATTTCTCACACTGCTGCTTTCTGGGCTTTATCTTTGGTATCCCCGAAACAAAAATGCGGCCAAACAGCGCTTTAAGTTCAAATGGAAAAAAGATACAAAATGGAAACGCAAAAACTATGATTTGCACAATGTCACTGGATTTTATGTGCTTTTGATTGCGCTTATTTTTGCAATTACTGGTTTGGTTTGGGGTTTTCAGTGGTTTGCTTACTCGTATTACACAATATATGGAGGGGAAAAATCATTGATTTACGAAGACCCAGTTTCAGCAAAAAAGACAACCGCTTCAAGCAAGTCGTTGGATAAAATTTGGGCATTAATGCAAAAAGAATATCCAACGGCAAAATCCATTGAAGTACATCCGCCAGAAAATGACAGTACCGCTATTGCCGCCAACGCCAATCCTGAGGAAGGAACCTTCTGGAAAACCGATTACCGCTATTTTGACCAATATACTTTGGAAGAAAAAGAGGTAAAACACATTTACGGCAAATATAATAATGCTGACGCACCCGATAAATTGATGCGCATGAACTACGACCTTCACACAGGAGCAGTATTTGGACTTGCCGGAAAGATATTCGCTTTTTTAATCAGCTTGCTTATTGCCACGCTTCCTATTTCAGGATTTTATATTTGGTGGGGACGAAATAAGAAAGCAAAATGGGAATCCACTATTCATTAA
- a CDS encoding valine--tRNA ligase, producing MTISAQFDAKTIENKWYAYWMKNNYFHSEPDHRTPYSIVIPPPNVTGVLHMGHMLNNTIQDVLIRRARLKGFNACWVPGTDHASIATEAKVVAKLKAEGINKNDLTREEFLKHAWEWTDKYGGVILDQLKQLGCSCDWERTKFTMDPDMSASVIKSFVDLYNKGLIYRGYRMVNWDPEAKTTLSDEEVIYEEQQGELYFLKYKIEGSEDFLTVATTRPETIFGDTAICINPNDERFTHLKGKKAIVPICGRVIPIIEDEYVDVEFGTGCLKVTPAHDMNDKTLGEKHNLEIIDIFNDDASLNSFGLHYQGKDRFVVRTEIVKELESNGALAKTETHLNKVGTSERTKAVIEPRLSDQWFLKMEDLVKPAIQSVLVDGDIKLHPKRFDNTYAHWLNNIRDWNISRQLWWGQQIPAYYYGDGKEDFVVAETIEEALKLAQATTNNKQLTINDLKQDVDALDTWFSSWLWPMSVFGGIMDPESEDFKYYYPTNDLVTGPDILFFWVARMIIAGYEYTGKKPFTNVYLTGLVRDKQRRKMSKSLGNSPEPLELIEKFGADGVRVGLLLSASAGNDIMFDEELCNQGKAFSNKIWNAFKLIKGWEVSDAIPQPESSKVAIEWYEAKLQQTLLEIEDNFGKYRISDALMGIYKLVWDDFCSWFLEMIKPAYQQPIDSVTFAKAIEMLENNMKLLHPFMPFLTEEIWQILAERTAEEALIVSTWPEMKPFNAQLITDFENTIDVISGIRTIRKDKNIPFKDTIELKVVNNDKASTYFDSVVTKLGNITSLEYVSDKVDGALSFRVKSNEYFIPITGNINVEEEIAKLTAELVYTQGFLKSVQSKLSNEKFVNGAPEKVLANERQKEADALSKIATIEQSLLSLK from the coding sequence ATGACAATTTCCGCACAATTTGACGCTAAAACTATCGAGAATAAATGGTATGCGTATTGGATGAAAAATAATTATTTTCATTCGGAGCCAGACCATAGAACGCCTTATTCCATTGTAATTCCACCACCCAATGTAACTGGAGTGTTGCACATGGGGCACATGCTCAACAATACAATTCAGGATGTATTGATTCGAAGAGCACGTTTAAAAGGTTTCAACGCTTGTTGGGTTCCAGGAACGGATCATGCTTCTATTGCTACAGAAGCGAAGGTAGTTGCTAAATTGAAAGCGGAAGGAATTAATAAAAATGACTTAACCCGCGAAGAGTTCTTGAAACATGCTTGGGAGTGGACTGACAAATATGGTGGGGTTATTCTTGACCAGTTAAAACAATTAGGTTGTTCTTGTGATTGGGAACGCACCAAGTTTACTATGGATCCGGATATGTCTGCCTCTGTAATTAAATCTTTTGTTGATTTATACAATAAAGGTTTGATTTACCGTGGATATAGAATGGTGAATTGGGATCCTGAAGCCAAAACTACTTTGTCTGACGAAGAAGTTATTTATGAAGAACAACAAGGGGAACTATATTTCCTAAAATATAAAATTGAAGGAAGCGAAGATTTCTTGACAGTTGCAACTACACGTCCAGAAACTATTTTTGGGGATACAGCTATTTGTATCAATCCAAATGATGAACGTTTTACACATTTGAAAGGGAAAAAAGCAATTGTTCCTATTTGCGGTAGAGTGATTCCTATTATCGAAGATGAATATGTAGATGTTGAGTTTGGAACAGGTTGTTTGAAAGTGACTCCAGCTCACGATATGAATGATAAAACACTAGGGGAGAAACACAATTTGGAAATTATTGATATTTTCAATGATGATGCTTCGCTGAATAGTTTTGGATTGCACTATCAGGGCAAAGACCGTTTTGTGGTTCGTACCGAGATTGTAAAAGAATTAGAATCAAATGGTGCTTTGGCAAAAACCGAAACACATCTTAATAAAGTTGGAACTTCGGAAAGAACCAAAGCGGTGATTGAACCTCGTTTGTCTGATCAATGGTTCTTGAAAATGGAAGATTTGGTAAAACCTGCAATACAATCAGTTTTGGTTGATGGGGACATTAAATTGCATCCAAAACGTTTTGATAACACGTATGCACATTGGTTAAACAATATTCGCGATTGGAATATTTCCCGTCAATTGTGGTGGGGGCAACAAATTCCAGCTTATTATTACGGAGACGGAAAAGAAGATTTTGTAGTTGCCGAAACTATCGAAGAGGCTTTGAAATTGGCGCAAGCAACCACGAACAATAAACAATTAACCATAAACGATTTAAAACAAGATGTTGATGCACTGGATACTTGGTTTTCTTCATGGTTGTGGCCAATGTCGGTTTTTGGTGGAATTATGGATCCGGAAAGTGAGGATTTCAAATACTATTATCCAACCAATGATTTAGTAACTGGTCCAGATATTTTGTTTTTCTGGGTTGCGAGAATGATTATTGCCGGTTATGAATATACAGGAAAAAAACCTTTTACGAATGTGTATTTAACCGGATTGGTTCGTGATAAACAACGTCGTAAAATGTCTAAATCTTTGGGTAATTCACCTGAACCTTTAGAATTAATTGAAAAATTTGGTGCCGATGGAGTTCGTGTAGGATTGCTTTTGAGTGCTTCTGCGGGTAACGATATTATGTTTGACGAAGAATTATGCAATCAAGGAAAAGCATTTTCTAATAAAATATGGAATGCTTTCAAATTGATAAAAGGTTGGGAAGTATCTGACGCGATTCCACAACCGGAATCTTCTAAAGTTGCAATTGAATGGTATGAAGCTAAGTTGCAACAAACACTTTTGGAAATCGAGGATAACTTTGGGAAATACAGAATTTCAGATGCTTTGATGGGAATTTACAAATTGGTTTGGGACGATTTCTGTTCTTGGTTCTTAGAAATGATCAAACCAGCCTACCAACAGCCGATTGACAGCGTAACTTTTGCGAAAGCGATAGAAATGTTAGAAAATAACATGAAATTATTGCATCCATTTATGCCTTTCTTGACAGAGGAAATTTGGCAAATATTGGCAGAAAGAACAGCTGAGGAAGCATTAATTGTTTCGACTTGGCCAGAAATGAAACCTTTTAATGCGCAATTAATTACTGATTTTGAAAACACTATCGATGTGATTTCCGGAATTAGAACAATTCGTAAGGACAAGAATATTCCATTTAAAGATACTATCGAATTGAAAGTGGTAAACAATGATAAAGCTTCAACTTATTTTGATTCGGTTGTGACCAAATTGGGGAACATCACTTCATTAGAATATGTTTCGGATAAAGTAGATGGAGCGTTGTCATTTAGAGTGAAATCGAATGAATATTTTATTCCAATCACTGGAAATATAAATGTTGAGGAAGAAATCGCGAAACTTACTGCTGAGTTAGTATATACGCAAGGATTCTTGAAATCAGTTCAAAGTAAACTTTCGAATGAGAAATTTGTGAACGGTGCTCCAGAAAAAGTTTTAGCAAATGAACGACAAAAAGAGGCTGATGCACTTTCTAAAATTGCTACGATTGAGCAGAGTTTATTGAGTTTGAAATAA